One Thunnus thynnus chromosome 21, fThuThy2.1, whole genome shotgun sequence DNA segment encodes these proteins:
- the bco1 gene encoding beta,beta-carotene 15,15'-dioxygenase: MATDFSKNAEERPEPLQAEVKGSIPSWLQGTLLRNGPGIFSVGDTSYNHWFDGMAIMHSFAFKDGEVTHRSRFLRSDTYKANMAANRIVVSEMGTMAYPDPSKNFIFKAITFLNHTVPDFTDNGASNFIKYGNDYYATSETNYIRKIDPVTLETQDKVDYMKYLPVNLVSSHPHYDKEGNTYNMGTSIAEKGKTKYMLFKVPAAAAAAAASEKDKGKDVPALKNVEVICTVPCRSLLTPSYYHSFGMTENYFIFIEQPFKLDILKMATAYMRGVNWASCLKFSPEENTLIHLIDRNTGKEVETKYYTGAMVVYHHVNAFEDDGHVIFDVIAYNDTSLYEMFYLSKLKENTTSHDDSYSKPGYRRFALPVQSDKGTAVGEDLVKLKYTTASTVKEKEGKLMCQAEVLYEGFELPRINYDFNGKKHRFVYGSCVEESALSKQIGKFDTETKEMVYWSEDNCWPSEPMFIPRPNAESEDDGVVLTSVINSNPDQSSFILVLDGKTFKEVARACVNTTLHKDMHGFFIPHGN, translated from the exons ATGGCCACAGACTTTTCCAAGAACGCAGAGGAGAGGCCAGAGCCTTTACAGGCAGAAGTGAAAG GAAGTATTCCCAGCTGGCTGCAAGGTACACTCTTGCGCAATGGCCCTGGCATCTTTTCTGTGGGAGACACCAGCTACAACCACTGGTTTGATGGGATGGCAATCATGCACAGCTTCGCCTTTAAAGACG gtGAAGTGACCCATAGAAGCAGATTCCTCAGAAGTGACACCTACAAAGCAAACATGGCTGCAAACAGAATTGTTGTGTCTGAAATGGGAACAATGGCCTATCCAGACCCAAGCAAGAACTTCATCTTCAA GGCAATTACCTTTCTCAACCACACGGTACCTGACTTCACGGACAACGGTGCAAGCAATTTCATCAAATATGGGAATGATTATTATGCCACCTCTGAAACCAACTACATCCGCAAGATTGATCCTGTGACCCTGGAAACCCAGGATAAG GTGGACTACATGAAGTACCTGCCTGTAAACCTGGTTTCATCCCATCCACACTACGACAAGGAGGGCAACACCTACAACATGGGGACTTCAATAGCAGAAAAGGGCAAGACAAAATACATGCTGTTCAAagtccctgctgctgctgctgctgctgctgcttcagagAAAG ACAAAGGCAAGGATGTCCCTGCGCTGAAGAATGTGGAGGTGATCTGCACGGTTCCCTGCCGCTCCCTCCTCACGCCCAGCTACTACCACAGCTTCGGCATGACGGAGAACTACTTCATCTTCATTGAGCAGCCTTTCAAACTGGACATCCTCAAGATGGCCACTGCATATATGAGGGGAGTCAACTGGGCAAGCTGCTTGAAGTTCAGCCCCGAGGAAAAT ACTCTGATCCATCTGATAGACAGAAATACCGGCAAAGAGGTAGAGACTAAGTACTACACTGGAGCAATGGTTGTCTACCATCACGTGAACGCTTTTGAGGACGACGGTCATGTCATCTTCGATGTCATCGCCTATAATGATACCAGCCTTTATGAAATGTTCTACCTGAGTAAGCTGAAGGAAAATACCACATCACACGACGATAGCTACTCAAAACCAGGCTATAGGAGATTTGCACTTCCCGTCCAGTCAGACAAG GGCACTGCAGTTGGAGAGGATCTGGTGAAACTCAAATACACAACAGCCAGCACTGTGAAGGAGAAAGAAGGCAAACTAATGTGCCAGGCAGAGGTGCTTTATGAAG GGTTTGAATTACCCAGAATAAATTATGACTTCAATGGCAAGAAGCACCGGTTTGTCTACGGGAGCTGTGTCGAGGAATCTGCACTTTCAAAACAG atTGGGAAGTTTGACACAGAAACCAAGGAAATGGTTTACTGGAGTGAGGACAACTGCTGGCCGTCAGAGCCGATGTTCATCCCCAGACCGAATGCAGAGTCAGAGGATGATG GTGTGGTCTTAACATCAGTTATCAACTCCAATCCAGACCAGTCTAGTTTTATTCTGGTTCTTGATGGCAAAACATTCAAGGAGGTAGCTCGTGCATGTGTGAACACCACACTCCACAAGGACATGCATGGATTTTTCATCCCACATGGAAATTAG
- the LOC137173763 gene encoding TLC domain-containing protein 4-B-like has translation MDPFSQLILTISVTSFLTFQWLFHKVSPWISIRISPGFLGLSDKQKVEWNSRTVSTFHALLVGIFCLYILLFDDHVNEDPVWGDPTLVKTNVAITTGYLISDLLLIFYYWKAIGDKFFVIHHLAALYAYYYVLGQGMLPYFANFRLLAEFSTPCVNQRWFFEVLGYPKSSRPNMANGVAMALVFFVVRIAVMPGYYSRMYAVYGTEAFYLVPWGGRFAWICSSICLDIMNIMWMHKIARGCYRVLRSARRSKASTPQENGKSD, from the exons ATGGACCCATTCAGCCAGCTTATCCTCACCATCTCGGTGACCAGTTTCCTCACCTTCCAGTGGCTCTTCCACAAAGTCAGCCCCTGGATATCGATACGCATCAGCCCGGGCTTCCTCGGCCTCAGCGACAAGCAGAAGGTGGAATGGAACTCAAG gACAGTGTCAACATTTCACGCACTGTTGGTGGGAATCTTCTGTCTCTACATTCTGCTCTTTGATGATCACGTCAATGAAGACCCAGTCTG GGGAGATCCTACACTGGTGAAGACTAATGTTGCCATTACAACAGGCTACCTCATATCCG ATCTGCTGCTAATATTTTACTACTGGAAGGCGATAGGCGACAAGTTTTTTGTAATTCACCATCTGGCAGCGTTGTATGCTTACTACTATGTACTG GGCCAAGGAATGTTGCCTTATTTTGCTAACTTCCGTCTGCTTGCTGAGTTTTCTACTCCATGTGTGAACCAGCG CTGGTTCTTTGAGGTACTAGGCTATCCCAAGTCCTCCCGGCCCAACATGGCGAATGGTGTCGCCATGGCTTTAGTCTTTTTTGTGGTCCGCATCGCCGTCATGCCAGGCTACTACAGTCGTATGTATGCGGTCTACGGCACTGAGGCCTTCTACCTGGTGCCCTGGGGTGGCCGTTTTGCCTGGATCTGCTCCAGTATCTGCTTGGACATCATGAACATTATGTGGATGCATAAGATTGCCCGCGGCTGCTACAGGGTGCTGCGCTCAGCACGCCGGAGTAAAGCCAGCACACCTCAGGAGAATGGGAAGTCGGATTAA